One genomic region from Amia ocellicauda isolate fAmiCal2 chromosome 4, fAmiCal2.hap1, whole genome shotgun sequence encodes:
- the dnaaf4 gene encoding dynein axonemal assembly factor 4, producing the protein MPLIVNDYSWTQNESLVYISLPLKGVKNGKVDIFSTEEYVKVNFNPFLFEAILFAPIDDDKSVAKIGNGVVIFKLFKKEERMWEQLTMKNADKETIQAIRERAVFKAQEKAAADAKAKAVKKQEDNKYALETMMKLEEEQRTNIEQIKEEERQRATAELEAWKKEQMQEAKKKEAQQRLQRQRLEEENKLTKAKQVSVSVSGPGRSSDPLKPAHQDGKSKQKKKTNVPAPRPAGSIRISFTPRVFPTALRESQVAEEEAWLKKQADARRAMNTEVPELKDLKEEERNPDWLKDKGNKLFATGNYLAAVNAYNLAIQLNNNITALYLNRAACHLKLRNLHKAIEDSSKALDLLTPAVADNADARVKAHVRRGTAFCDLELYVEGLQDYQAALKIDPLNQGVCADAERIRQIIQGSMCDS; encoded by the exons ATGCCTTTAATAGTGAATGATTATTCATGGACACAGAATGAATCCTTAGTTTACATAAGTTTACCCTTGAAGGGAGTTAAGAATGGGAAGGTAGACATATTTTCCACAGAAGAATATGTAAAG GTCAATTTCAATCCCTTTTTATTTGAAGCGATACTATTCGCCCCGATTGACGATGATAAAAGCGTGGCCAAAATTGGCAATGGGGTTGTTATCTTCAAGTTATTCAAAAAGGAGGAACGGATGTGGGAACAACTTACGATGAAGAACG CTgacaaagaaacaatacaaGCGATAAGAGAAAGGGCTGTTTTCAAGGCGCAGGAAAAGGCTGCTGCAGATGCCAAAGCCAAAGCCGTGAAAAAGCAAGAAGATAACAAATATGCCTTGGAAACAATGATGAAG TTGGAAGAAGAGCAGAGAACGAACATCGAACAAATTAAGGAAGAGGAAAGGCAGAGAGCTACTGCAGAGCTTGAAGCATGGAAAAAGGAGCAGATGCAGGAAGCAAAGAAGAAGGAGGCCCAGCAGAGGCTGCAAAGGCAGAGACTagaggaagaaaataaactaacaaaGGCCAAGcaggtttctgtttctgtttcaggacCTGGTAGAAGTAGTGACCCATTAAAACCTG CTCACCAAGATGGTAaaagcaagcaaaaaaaaaagacaaatgtgcCTGCTCCACGACCTGCAGGCAGCATCAGGATCAGTTTCACCCCACGTGTGTTTCCAACAGCGCTGCGAGAATCACAGGTGGCTGAAGAGGAAGCG TGGTTGAAAAAGCAGGCTGATGCCAGGCGAGCAATGAACACTGAGGTGCCAGAGCTGAAGGACCTGAAAGAAGAAGAGAGGAATCCTGATTGGTTGAAGGACAAGGGAAA TAAATTGTTCGCTACTGGGAATTATTTGGCTGCTGTCAATGCTTATAACCTTGCAATTCAGCTAAATAATAATATCACAGCCTTGTATTTAAACCGCGCAGCCTGCCACCTCAAACTAAGAAACTTACACAAGGCCATAGAAGACTCTTCTAAG GCACTTGACTTGTTGACACCAGCTGTTGCTGACAATGCAGATGCCAGAGTGAAAGCTCATGTGAGACGTGGCACTGCCTTTTGTGATCTGGAATTATATGTTGAAG GTCTTCAGGATTATCAAGCTGCTCTGAAGATTGATCCCCTTAATCAAGGCGTATGTGCAGATGCAGAAAGGATCCGACAGATCATTCAAGGAAGCATGTGTGACTCTTAG
- the pygo1 gene encoding pygopus homolog 1, which yields MSADQDKDTLSLKRNRGGEGGLDGLGGPGVLLGSPDKKRRKSNTQASSFPPLSEYAPPPNPSADHLVAANPFDDNYNTPSFKPLPSGNPFFGHPHYPSFSGFGPQRMPPHMAPRMPSPYGGPYPMRNQLHPFAQNQMGMGFNRPPGFTGYGHPENPGYGNQPMFNNNMPLPPSQPFRPGPVDNFNQMPPHSMNQNTNSDMGPSFGQENSTNVNPPAGPSMDLSPGFMQPQNNCSQANAPSTPKQDFNEVPSKNVPQNSAPRKASQSPEEKVCQDSADLKGFNRNAPVNQEGIHSNSLDKLNGIHPSNDTQKNPPQPCGPVEQASLERSSSSKTAVHPNRPSHSSTEPVYPCGICMNEVNDDQEAILCEASCQKWFHRICTGMTETAYNLLTAEASAVWGCDTCMEDKGVQLMRTRELTGQQSASNDG from the exons ATGTCCGCAGACCAGGATAAAGACACCCTCTCTCTTAAAAGAAACCGAG GTGGAGAAGGTGGGTTGGATGGCTTAGGAGGGCCAGGCGTGCTCCTGGGAAGCCCTGATAAGAAAAGGCGCAAGTCAAACACACAG GCTTCCTcgtttccccctctttctgagTATGCTCCACCACCAAACCCTAGTGCTGATCACCTTGTAGCTGCCAACCCTTTTGATGACAACTACAATACCCCGTCCTTCAAGCCGCTGCCTTCCGGAAATCCGTTTTTTGGCCACCCTCACTACCCTAGCTTCAGTGGGTTTGGCCCTCAAAGGATGCCACCCCATATGGCCCCCAGGATGCCCTCTCCTTATGGAGGCCCCTACCCCATGCGAAACCAACTTCACCCCTTTGCTCAGAATCAAATGGGCATGGGTTTTAATCGGCCTCCTGGCTTTACGGGCTACGGGCATCCTGAGAATCCCGGTTACGGAAACCAGCCAATGTTTAATAACAATATGCCCCTACCTCCCAGTCAGCCTTTTAGGCCCGGCCCTGTCGACAACTTCAACCAAATGCCACCGCACAGTATGAACCAAAACACAAACTCTGACATGGGCCCAAGCTTTGGGCAAGAAAACAGCACCAATGTGAATCCGCCAGCGGGCCCTAGTATGGACCTCAGTCCTGGTTTTATGCAGCCACAGAATAACTGTAGCCAGGCAAATGCTCCTTCCACTCCAAAACAAGACTTTAACGAAGTCCCCAGCAAAAATGTACCTCAGAACTCAGCTCCGCGCAAGGCAAGCCAGAGCCCTGAGGAGAAGGTGTGCCAGGACAGCGCTGACCTGAAAGGTTTCAACCGGAATGCTCCAGTCAATCAGGAAGGCATCCACTCGAACAGTCTGGACAAACTGAATGGCATCCATCCCAGCAATGACACACAGAAAAACCCTCCGCAGCCTTGTGGCCCAGTAGAACAGGCCTCTCTGGAgagaagcagcagcagtaagACAGCGGTGCATCCCAACAGACCGAGCCATTCGTCCACAGAGCCTGTTTATCCCTGTGGAATCTGCATGAATGAAGTCAACGATGACCAGGAGGCCATCCTGTGCGAGGCGTCCTGTCAGAAATGGTTCCACAGGATTTGCACAGGAATGACAGAGACTGCATACAACCTGCTGACAGCCGAGGCCTCTGCGGTGTGGGGCTGTGATACCTGCATGGAGGACAAAGGGGTCCAGCTGATGAGAACCAGGGAACTCACAGGACAGCAGTCAGCCAGCAATGATGGATAA
- the pierce1 gene encoding piercer of microtubule wall 2 protein, whose amino-acid sequence MSGTVGYASGRVDSSHACANLGNPVFSCMIKPGTPSTSSVSLGRHQNLLYKTTSSEYGVISPTFETAPCTYHPMSQKFSQHLGNCGMYRNSSFNTSLDRSNVYDCPNLQNTL is encoded by the coding sequence ATGTCTGGTACTGTAGGCTATGCATCTGGGAGAGTGGATTCTTCCCACGCTTGTGCGAATTTGGGTAATCCTGTGTTTTCCTGCATGATAAAGCCCGGGACTCCCTCCACATCTTCGGTCTCACTGGGACGACATCAGAACCTTCTCTATAAAACTACATCCAGTGAATATGGTGTCATTTCTCCCACGTTTGAAACGGCTCCCTGTACTTACCACCCAATGTCACAGAAATTCTCTCAGCACCTTGGAAACTGTGGAATGTACCGGAACAGCTCCTTTAACACGAGCCTGGACAGAAGCAATGTGTATGATTGTCCCAATCTGCAGAATACTCTTTGA